In Actinopolyspora saharensis, the genomic window CACCGACCGCTCCGCGCTGACCGAGGTCGCCCGGCGCATCGCGGAACGCCGACCGCGCTTCGCCCTGCTCGCCGCGCGCGGCTCCAGCGACCACGCGGCGATCTACGCCAAGTACCTGGTCGAGGTGCTGCTGCAGCTGCCGGTCGGGCTGGTCTCCCCGTCGAGCACCACGCTCTACGGAGCGCAACCGGACCTGACGGACGTGCTGCTGATCTCGGTCAGTCAGAGCGGCGGCTCGCCCGACCTGCTCGAGGTGACCGAAACGGCGCGCCGGAACGGCGCCACCACCGTGGCCGTGACCAACAGCCCCGGATCGGCGCTGAACACGGCCGCGGAGATGTCGGTCGACATCGGCGCCGGGACCGAGCAGGCGGTGGCGGCCACCAAGACCTACAGCGCGACCCTGCTCACGCTGTACCTGCTGATCGACGCGATCCGCGGCGGTTCCGCCGAGCACGCCGCGCGGCTGCCCGAGCTGGCCGACCGCGCGCTGGCCCCCGCAGAGGAGGTGGACGAGGCGGCGCGGCGCTACAGGTTCGCCGACCGCGTGCTGACCACGGGACGCGGTTACTCCTCGGCCACCGCCTCCGAAGCGGCGCTCAAACTCGCCGAGACCAGCTACCTCTCGGCCAGGGCGTACAGCGGGGCCGACCTGCTGCACGGCCCCGTGGCCGCCGTCGACGCCGAAACCGCCGTGCTGGCGCTGTGCAGCTCGGGCAAGGGCGGCGCAGCCATGAGGGAGGTGCTGGCGACGGTGCACGAACGCGGGGCCGAGATCTGCGCGATCGGCTCGGCCGCGAGCACGCTGCCCGGAGCGCACGCCGTCGACCTGCCGGAATCCGCAGAGGAGGTGGCCCCCGTGCTCGAAGTGCTGCCCGTCCAGCGGCTCGCGCTCACGCTCGCGCTCGAGCGGGGCGAGGACCCGGACCGGCCGCGCGGCTTGAGCAAGGTGACCCGCACCCGGTGATGGTGGCGAGCCTGCCCAGCGGACTCGCTCGGATGGGCCGGTACCTGCCACGCCGGGGAAGATCCGCGCCAACCGCCGGTTCGACCGCGAAAATCGCCGGGAACCGAGCACTCACCCGAGCTGTCCGAAGTCGTTGGAGCCCGCCTCACCGAGGGGGCGGGGTGAGACGGGCACCGCCAGGCTACGCCGATCGGCGCAAGGGACGAGCACGGGGTGCGGAGGAGCGGGATGACGAGAACCACCGGTGAGCGCGCTCTGGTCCTCGGCCTGGACGTCGGGGGGACCTCCAGCCGCGCTGTCGTGGCCGACCTCAACGGCCGCACGCTGGGCGAGGGGCACGCCGGAGGCGGCAATCCCAACTCCCACCCTCCCGAGCGGGCCGCCGAGCAGGTGGCCCGCGCCGCCCGCACCGCACTTGCCGGGGCGGACCCCGCGCTGGTCGGTGCCGCCACGCTGGGCATGGCCGGCATCAGCAGGATGAGCGACCCCGCCGTGTCCGGGCTCTTCGACCGGATGTGGGCCTGCCTGGGACTGCGCTGCGCGGTGCGCGCCGTCTCCGACGGCGAGGTCGCGTTCGCCGCGGGCACGCCCGAGCCGCACGGCACTGCGCTGATCGCGGGCACCGGCTCCGTCGTCGCCCGGATAGCCGACCACGAACTGGAGCGAACCGTGGGCGGGTACGGCTGGCTGCTCGGCGACGAGGGATCCGCGTTCTGGCTCGGCCGCGAGGCGGTCACCGCGACGCTGCGCTCCCTGGACAGCGGCGAGGGCGGGCACGACCCGCTCGTCGCCGCCGTGCTCGCCGAACTCCTGGACGATCCCGCGCCCGAGCAACCGGGCCCGCTGGTGTGCCGCAGGATCATCTCCGCCGTCGGGGAGCGCGCACCGATACGGCTGGCCGAACTGGCCCCGCTGGTGACCACCACGGCCGCCGAGAGCGGCGGCAAGGCCACCGACATCGTCAACCGCGCCGCGCGGATGCTGGCTTCCGCGGCGCTGTCCGTGCGGACCGACCGGGACGACTCCCCGGTCGTGCTCGCCGGGAGCCTGCTCACCGGACGAGGTCCGCTGGTCTCCTCCGTGCGGAACGAGCTCGCCGAAGGCGGTGCGCACCGTCTGTCCACGGCCCGCTCCGGTTCCCTGGGGGCCGCCTGGTTGGCCGCCAGGGAACTGACCGGCGAGGCGCACGCCCGCGAGCTGCACGCCGCATGGCTCGGGGGCGCGAACGATCCCCCGGGCAGCGGCTCACCGGGCAGCGGCTCACCGGAAGAGGGCTGATCATCCTCCGGGTGCGGCAGGCGGACTCAGCGCGTCGTGCGCGCGTGTCGGATGCCCGGATGGTCCGCGGGCAGCGCGCGCCGCAGCACCCACCAGCTCGTGACCACGCAGAGCACCACCAGCGGCCAGGTCAGCACCACCTGGGCGACGCTGAGCGCCACCACGGCGTTGGCCGCCCACAGCGGGATGAACACGGCCAGCCTGGTGAGGTACTGCCCGACCCACACCCAGCTGGCCCTGCCGTAGGCGCGCAGCAGCTCGGGGTCGCGCCGCCACCGCGTCCGCTGGCCGAGCAGGGTGCCCACCACCAGACCGAGCAGGGGCCAGCGCACCGCGATGCTGACCATCCACGCCAAGCCGCTCACCGCGTTCGAAGCCACCCTGATCAGGTAGAAGTCGGCCGCCTGCCCGGTGCGCAGCGCGATCAGCGCACCCACGAGCACGGCCAGCAGGCTGAGCAGCACGGCCAGCGGGCGGGCCCCTCTGGTCAACCGCCACACACCGATGAGCGCGCCCACGGCCACAGCGGTGATCCCGGAGGCCACGATCGACCGCTCGCTGAACACCCAGACCAGCCCGAAGGCGACCGGGGGAACGCTGGCGTCGACAGCACTGGCACCACCGCCGAGCAGCCGCATCAACGAGTCGCGTCCGGCGGAGTCCTCGGTCTCGGTAACGGCACTGTCGCGGCTCACGGTTTAAGCCTGCCTTCCCCGCCCCGTGGGACGCACCCGTCATTCAGCGTGCGCTGTCCTACACTGACTCACTCTTCCGCATCAAATCCCCCTCACTCGGGAGAGTGAGTTCGCCAGTTGAGCTGTCAACCCACGGTGATCCAGCGGAGTGCAGTCGAGCACCTCGCCCTCGGACGGCTCCCCGTGGCGCATCAGGTACCGCCCCTGGTCGGTGTCGAACCACATCAACCCGGGCGTGCGCAGCCGACCGCCGCGCTCGTCCGTTCCGGAGACCACGAAGTGCCCGAGGCGGTACTTGTGCGCCCGCGCCAGCAGCTCCGGCTCCGTGGGCTCCGCGCGCCGGCCCTCCTCCGCGCCGCGCGCCCGGAGCAGCTCGACCGGGACCCGCACCGGCTTCCCCCTGCCGGGCGGCGCCTGCGGAAGCAGCCCGGCGCACACCTCGGGAAGCGCTCCCGGGTCCATGAAATCCAGCTGCAGCCCCCGCGGCGTGATCACTCCGAGCAGCCCCACCTCGCCCGTGGAGACCGCACGCGCGGCCAGTCGCTGCCCGTTGCGGACGTCCAGCAGGCCCGCTGCTGCGATGGAGACCTCGGAACTGCACATCAGGTACAGCGCGTCGGCGACCTCGGGCTCGGGGTTGCCCGCGACCGCCAACCCCGCCGACTCGAGTTCGCCCCAGACCTGCCGGGCCAGCTCGTCCCGTTCCCGCCGGGTCTCCCCCGGCGGCGGGATCTCGAAGGGGTACCGGCGCACGTCCAGCTTCAGATGCGCTCCGAGCACGTCGACGGCGGACAGGGAGAGCGTGATGGTTTCGACCATGTGGGGCCTCTCGGGACGGCTGGCGGGATCGACGGCTGTTCACATCGGCTGGGAGCTCGACGGCCCCGGGCACCCGGCCCGGCGGACCCGATTCGCCCCGCGGGACCGAGCACCTCGGTCGGTCAGAACCCTCCGTAGCCCGCGGGCCCCTCGCCGATCACCGGCGGAGCGACCAGCCTGTCCCCTCCGAAGTCAGCCCCTCCGGGGTCGTCGGCGTGCATCAGGAACTGCGGCTGATCGTCGGCGTCGTCGGGGTCGACCCCCTGGCCGCTGCGCCACTCGTTGCCCCGCGAGCTCTCCTGGTCCTCCTGGTCCGCGTCCTGCTGTCCCCTGTTCCTCGGGGCGTAGCGCGGGCTCGGCCCGCCTCCGGCCCAGCCGCCCGAGCCCATGGGGCCGAATCCCCCGTCCGGCCTGGGTTCGTACTTCGGGGGCTGCACTGCGGGACGGGACTGCTGCACCGCACCCGGATCGGCCGCGCCCGGATCGGCCGGAGGCTGATCCGGCGTGGAGGCCTGCCCACCGGGAGGAGGCCCCGCGGCTGGCGCGGACTCGGCGGGAGCGGGAGCCGCGCCCTCCTGGCGCGGGGATGCTCGCCCGTCCTGCGGAACCCGCACGGGGCCGCTCGGCGGACCGGTCGGAGTTCCGGACTGCGGCCCGGGAACCGCCGGGGCGGGCGGCATCGGGTTCGGACCGGTCACCGGTCGGGGCGGCGCCGGAGGCTGCCCGCCGGGAGGCGGGGACTGCGGGGCGGGGTGAACCTGCGGGCCCCGTGGTGGCTGCGGTTCCTGCGGCGCCGGAGCCGCCGGGGGAGCTTGCCGTCCCCCGGGTACCGGAGTTCCCCGCGGCGTCCAGGGGCCGCCAGGCACCCCCTGACCCGCCGGGGGCCCCTGCGCCGGTGGAGCCGGGTGGGACTGCCCGGCAGCGTCCCCGGGGTCCTGCTGTGGAGTCCGGGCCACCACGGGACCGGAAACGCCCGATCCGGGAGGAAAACCGGGCTCCTGTGCTCGTGCGGGCGTTCCCCGCGCCGGGCTCGGCGGATCCTGCGGGTGACTCCGCGGCGCGGCTCCCCCGGCGGGTGGCTCCGCGGGGGCCGCTGGAGCCGCGTGCGCCCCCTCCTCCGGCCCGAGCAGCTCCTCGCTCGTTCCGATCGGTCCGGTCGGGGTCTCGTCCTCCTCCGGAGCGGTCGCCGCGGGGACTCCGGCAGCGTCCTCCTCCGGGAACCGCTCCCCCTCGTCCAGCAGCGATCCCGCCAGCTCCGCCCGCGGTCGGGAGCTCTCCGCCTCCCGCCGCTCCCGCGGCTGCTCGGAGTCCGCGGGAACGGCCGGCGGGCCGATCCATCCGGTCACCTCGCTCGGCGACGGGGCCTGCGGGGAACTCGCGGACAAGGGGGCCTCCCCCGGACCACCACCCGGCGTCCAGGAGGCTTCCGGAGCAGCGGAGTGGGCCGGCGCAGCACTGTGGACGGACGCGGCGGCCCGGGGATCCCGCCCGTCCTGCCCGGTCCGCGACCGGGAGCCCGAGGTGCGGTCCGCCGGAAGTTCCTCCGGGGCTCCCCCCGGAGCTCGCGCCGCGGCCAGCTCCCCGGAGATCGTCGCGGTTCCCGTGCTCTCGGGGCGCTGCCCGGCTTGCTGTCCGGACTGCTGCTCGGGCTGCTTTCCGGTGAACTGGCGGGCCATCTCGTACTCGAAGCGCGCCGGTAACCGTTCCAGCCGATCGCACAGCGCCAGCGGGTCGGACAGGGCCGCGGCGGCCGCGAACTCGGCGCGCGAGTCGAAGCGTGCGGAGCGCCCGGCACCGTCCGCCCGCTCCCGCGGAGTCGTCGGACGGGTCGGAGGTCCTGCCGTCGCCGCGCGCCGCCCGTTCTGCGGACGGACCACCGCCGGAGTGCTCCCGCCGCTCGGCCCGACCGCGGGCCCGGACACCGGCGAGGCGGTCCCCACACCACCGGAAGGTGGTTCCGAGCGCTGCGGCCGCGGCGGAGAGCCCGGGCTCGCCTCTCGCCCCTCGGCCGTTTCGGACACCGGGTCCCGTGGACTCGTCACGACTCCCCCAGAGCTTCGATGCTGTCGGCAGACACACCCGATCCGACGTCAGCGAACATGCTTCGCGTTCCCCATCCAGGTGATCGATGCGGCACTGCTCGGCCACTCCCGATCGTCGACATCCCCTTGATCGTCTCGTTACCCCCGCGGAACGGTAGCAGCCCGCGCACGCGTGCGCGTGGCTTTTCCACCGATCTTTTCCCGACGCGGGCACGCCCGGTTCAACCATACGAAATCACGTGTTCAAACCGATA contains:
- a CDS encoding DUF3159 domain-containing protein, coding for MRLLGGGASAVDASVPPVAFGLVWVFSERSIVASGITAVAVGALIGVWRLTRGARPLAVLLSLLAVLVGALIALRTGQAADFYLIRVASNAVSGLAWMVSIAVRWPLLGLVVGTLLGQRTRWRRDPELLRAYGRASWVWVGQYLTRLAVFIPLWAANAVVALSVAQVVLTWPLVVLCVVTSWWVLRRALPADHPGIRHARTTR
- a CDS encoding SIS domain-containing protein gives rise to the protein MTEDPGAGAGEQSQSPGRHMSAEIAEQPAVFESLLTDRSALTEVARRIAERRPRFALLAARGSSDHAAIYAKYLVEVLLQLPVGLVSPSSTTLYGAQPDLTDVLLISVSQSGGSPDLLEVTETARRNGATTVAVTNSPGSALNTAAEMSVDIGAGTEQAVAATKTYSATLLTLYLLIDAIRGGSAEHAARLPELADRALAPAEEVDEAARRYRFADRVLTTGRGYSSATASEAALKLAETSYLSARAYSGADLLHGPVAAVDAETAVLALCSSGKGGAAMREVLATVHERGAEICAIGSAASTLPGAHAVDLPESAEEVAPVLEVLPVQRLALTLALERGEDPDRPRGLSKVTRTR
- a CDS encoding N-acetylglucosamine kinase, whose protein sequence is MTRTTGERALVLGLDVGGTSSRAVVADLNGRTLGEGHAGGGNPNSHPPERAAEQVARAARTALAGADPALVGAATLGMAGISRMSDPAVSGLFDRMWACLGLRCAVRAVSDGEVAFAAGTPEPHGTALIAGTGSVVARIADHELERTVGGYGWLLGDEGSAFWLGREAVTATLRSLDSGEGGHDPLVAAVLAELLDDPAPEQPGPLVCRRIISAVGERAPIRLAELAPLVTTTAAESGGKATDIVNRAARMLASAALSVRTDRDDSPVVLAGSLLTGRGPLVSSVRNELAEGGAHRLSTARSGSLGAAWLAARELTGEAHARELHAAWLGGANDPPGSGSPGSGSPEEG
- a CDS encoding ESX secretion-associated protein EspG, whose product is MVETITLSLSAVDVLGAHLKLDVRRYPFEIPPPGETRRERDELARQVWGELESAGLAVAGNPEPEVADALYLMCSSEVSIAAAGLLDVRNGQRLAARAVSTGEVGLLGVITPRGLQLDFMDPGALPEVCAGLLPQAPPGRGKPVRVPVELLRARGAEEGRRAEPTEPELLARAHKYRLGHFVVSGTDERGGRLRTPGLMWFDTDQGRYLMRHGEPSEGEVLDCTPLDHRGLTAQLANSLSRVRGI